Proteins co-encoded in one Prunus persica cultivar Lovell chromosome G6, Prunus_persica_NCBIv2, whole genome shotgun sequence genomic window:
- the LOC18775388 gene encoding UDP-glycosyltransferase 87A1 isoform X1, producing MATEKLEPILVCHVVALPYPGRGHINPMMNLCKSLSSKKPDNTLVITFVVTEEWHGFIESDSKPDNIRFATLPNVIPSELVRANDFPAFFEAVNTALEAPFERLLDGLESEAPPVSAIVADSFVDWAVRVGNRRNIPVASLWTMSASVFTVLYSFELLKQKGHFPADLSERGDEIIDYIPGINTTSIADLPTVFFGDNHQKVLHRAIETVAQVVEKAQYLLFTSVLELEPQVFDTFKTKFALPVYPIGPTIPHFELSKSLRINHNDGLGYLNWLDSQPKQSVLYISLGSFLSVSKAQMDEIVAGVQNSGVRFLWVARGDASKLKDGVGDKGLVVPWCDQLRVLCHDSIGGFWSHCGWNSILEAVYAGLPILTCPIFWDQVPNAKQIVEDWKIGYRVLKKKVGGAEHEHLVTREEIAELVRRFMDLEIKEGKEMRERARQLQETCHRAIAEGGSSDTNLDAFIKDISQGGHH from the exons ATGGCCACAGAAAAACTTGAGCCAATCCTCGTCTGCCACGTGGTGGCCCTGCCTTATCCCGGTAGAGGACACATCAACCCCATGATGAACCTCTGCAAATCACTGTCTTCAAAGAAACCCGACAACACCCTCGTCATCACCTTCGTCGTCACGGAAGAGTGGCACGGCTTCATCGAATCCGACTCGAAACCCGACAACATCCGGTTCGCGACGCTACCAAACGTCATCCCTTCCGAGCTGGTCCGCGCTAACGACTTTCCGGCATTCTTTGAGGCCGTGAACACCGCATTGGAAGCTCCCTTCGAGCGGCTTCTGGATGGGCTCGAGTCTGAGGCGCCTCCAGTGAGCGCCATAGTTGCTGACTCTTTTGTTGACTGGGCCGTGAGGGTCGGGAACAGGAGGAATATTCCGGTGGCTTCACTGTGGACAATGTCGGCGTCGGTGTTTACGGTGCTCTATAGCTTTGAGCTGCTAAAACAGAAGGGCCACTTCCCTGCTGACTTGTCAG AGCGTGGAGATGAGATAATAGACTACATCCCTGGAATCAACACCACAAGCATTGCAGATCTTCCCACGGTATTCTTTGGAGACAATCATCAAAAAGTCCTCCACAGAGCTATTGAAACTGTTGCTCAAGTAGTAGAAAAAGCACAATATCTTTTGTTCACTTCAGTCCTTGAGCTTGAACCTCAAGTCTTTGACACGTTCAAAACCAAATTTGCTCTGCCTGTCTACCCTATTGGCCCAACCATACCTCACTTTGAACTTTCTAAAAGTCTACGCATAAATCACAATGATGGCCTCGGTTATCTAAATTGGCTAGATTCTCAGCCCAAACAGTCAGTCCTGTACATCTCCCTGGGAAGCTTCCTTTCAGTTTCAAAAGCCCAAATGGATGAAATTGTTGCTGGGGTGCAGAACAGTGGTGTTAGGTTCTTGTGGGTTGCTCGTGGGGATGCCTCTAAGTTGAAGGATGGTGTTGGTGATAAGGGTTTGGTGGTGCCTTGGTGTGACCAATTGAGGGTGTTGTGTCATGATTCTATTGGGGGGTTTTGGTCACACTGTGGTTGGAattcaattttggaagctGTTTATGCTGGTCTTCCAATTCTCACTTGTCCTATATTTTGGGACCAAGTTCCCAATGCTAAGCAAATTGTGGAGGATTGGAAGATTGGATACAGGGtattgaagaagaaggtggGGGGTGCTGAACATGAACATTTGGTGACCAGAGAGGAAATTGCTGAACTTGTGCGGAGGTTTATGGATCTCGAAATCAAGGAGGGGAAGGAGATGAGGGAAAGAGCAAGACAACTTCAAGAGACTTGTCATAGAGCAATTGCTGAAGGTGGCTCATCTGACACCAACCTTGATGCGTTTATCAAGGATATTTCACAAGGAGGTCACCATTAA